Proteins encoded within one genomic window of Chitinophaga parva:
- a CDS encoding response regulator, whose protein sequence is MATILLIEDNDDIRENTAEILELANYHMLTAANGKIGVQLALAHHPDIIICDITMPVLDGYGVLHLLHKNEAMENIPFIFLTASAERSEMRKGMELGADDYITKPFDATELLNAIESRLRKSARLKQDNGIGIDGLSSLIQAVSGKDLLDALHQDRNINRYKKKQIVYTEGNHPASLFYVLKGKVKTYRRNDNGKELITGLFGAGEFLGYVPMLENSVYRDQAEAIDDTELAVIPRSDFEELALHNPEVMQKFIRILTRNILEREQQLLSIAYNSLRKKVADALLTLWRKYNISSQAQFSLEVSRDNLAAVAGVAKESLIRTLGDFREERLLAIKEGCIFLTDIPRLEQMMN, encoded by the coding sequence CCGCGAAAATACCGCGGAAATACTGGAGCTGGCCAATTATCATATGCTCACTGCAGCTAATGGTAAAATAGGGGTCCAGTTAGCGCTTGCGCATCATCCTGATATTATTATTTGTGATATTACAATGCCCGTGCTGGACGGGTATGGCGTGTTGCACCTGCTGCACAAAAATGAAGCAATGGAGAACATTCCCTTCATCTTCCTCACAGCAAGCGCCGAGCGAAGCGAAATGCGCAAGGGCATGGAACTGGGAGCAGATGACTATATAACAAAACCATTTGATGCTACAGAATTGTTAAACGCCATTGAGAGCCGGCTCAGGAAGTCAGCGAGGCTCAAACAGGATAATGGAATAGGTATAGACGGCCTAAGCAGCCTGATACAAGCTGTATCCGGCAAGGATCTCCTGGACGCCTTGCACCAGGACCGGAACATAAACCGTTACAAAAAGAAGCAGATCGTGTATACGGAGGGAAATCATCCCGCCAGCCTTTTTTATGTACTCAAAGGTAAGGTGAAGACCTACCGTCGCAATGATAATGGAAAGGAGCTGATCACCGGGTTATTCGGTGCAGGCGAATTCCTGGGGTATGTGCCCATGCTGGAAAACAGTGTCTACCGTGATCAGGCAGAAGCGATCGATGACACGGAGCTGGCGGTTATACCCCGGAGTGATTTTGAAGAACTGGCCCTGCATAACCCGGAAGTGATGCAGAAATTCATCCGCATCCTTACCCGTAATATTCTTGAAAGGGAACAACAATTGTTGAGCATCGCTTATAACTCGTTGCGGAAAAAAGTGGCGGATGCATTATTGACGCTCTGGAGAAAATATAATATCAGTAGCCAGGCCCAATTCAGCCTGGAAGTAAGCCGCGACAACCTGGCCGCGGTAGCCGGCGTGGCAAAGGAATCGCTGATACGTACACTGGGCGACTTCCGTGAAGAGCGCCTGCTGGCGATCAAGGAAGGATGTATATTCCTCACCGATATACCACGCCTGGAACAGATGATGAATTAG
- a CDS encoding universal stress protein codes for MNKVLLVSDGLHSASNAFDFINRINAHYPVTIAGAFLPRKYVYNWTYALPEGGLYKPPIDAGDAYLVNSHVRDFKEHCRENNISFRVHRELYQEALPALKLESRFADLMFLCGEDFYNDLTFNTPSDYMRDILHGAECPVILIPEQANYPESVVLAYDGSRASAYAIRQFANLCPQWKQLPVYLVYVASKDTNELPYETYIREHTETHFPSLSTYRLNKDDHDDFAKWLAGPRNPILVTGAFGRSGLSELFHRSFAAGMAAGKKIPLFVAHP; via the coding sequence ATGAACAAGGTATTGTTAGTTTCAGACGGGTTACACAGCGCCAGTAACGCATTTGATTTTATTAACCGCATCAACGCCCATTACCCCGTTACAATAGCAGGCGCTTTCCTGCCCCGCAAATATGTGTATAACTGGACCTATGCCCTACCTGAAGGCGGTCTGTACAAACCTCCCATTGATGCGGGGGACGCTTATCTGGTAAACAGCCATGTCCGGGATTTTAAGGAACACTGCCGTGAGAACAATATATCATTCCGTGTACACCGCGAGCTTTACCAGGAGGCCTTACCGGCATTGAAGCTGGAAAGCCGCTTTGCGGACCTGATGTTCCTGTGCGGTGAAGACTTCTATAATGATCTTACCTTCAACACACCCAGTGATTATATGCGGGACATCCTGCATGGAGCAGAATGCCCGGTGATCCTGATACCCGAACAGGCAAATTACCCGGAATCCGTAGTGCTGGCCTATGATGGCAGCCGCGCCTCCGCCTATGCCATCCGGCAATTTGCCAACCTTTGCCCGCAGTGGAAGCAACTACCGGTGTACCTTGTATATGTAGCCTCAAAGGACACTAACGAGCTCCCTTATGAAACTTACATCCGGGAGCACACTGAAACTCATTTCCCATCGCTGAGCACTTACCGGCTCAATAAGGATGATCATGACGATTTTGCTAAATGGCTGGCCGGACCGCGTAACCCTATCCTGGTCACCGGTGCGTTTGGCCGTTCTGGTCTCTCTGAGCTTTTTCACCGCAGCTTTGCGGCCGGCATGGCCGCCGGGAAGAAGATCCCCTTGTTCGTAGCGCATCCTTAA
- a CDS encoding zinc-dependent alcohol dehydrogenase family protein, protein MNIPAQMPAMVLTATNSALQYTMVPVPVPGTEQVLVKVIACGVCRTDLHVVDGELPHPALPLIPGHEIVGRVVALGKMVTSLKEGDLVGIPWLAYTCNTCRYCRKGLENLCEHALFTGYTVNGGYAGYTVAYAAYCISLDSGMAVPGTAPLLCAGLIGFRAYMMAGATARRIGLYGFGAAAHILAQVAVRQGKEVYAFTRDGDVTTQAFARELGACWAGDASATPPEKLDAAIIFAPAGELVPKALADTDKGGVVVCGGIHMSDIPSFAYNLLWEERVVRSVANLTRHDGVTFFHLLPGMDVHTTIKTYPLQEANLALQQLRAGEFQGAAVLVME, encoded by the coding sequence ATGAACATTCCTGCGCAAATGCCTGCAATGGTATTAACGGCCACCAACAGCGCGCTTCAATATACCATGGTGCCTGTTCCCGTGCCTGGGACGGAACAGGTATTGGTGAAAGTGATCGCCTGCGGTGTGTGCCGTACAGATCTTCACGTGGTGGATGGGGAATTGCCGCATCCCGCGCTTCCATTGATACCAGGGCACGAAATTGTAGGCCGCGTGGTAGCTTTAGGCAAGATGGTGACCAGTCTGAAAGAGGGCGACCTGGTGGGTATTCCCTGGTTGGCCTACACCTGTAACACTTGCCGTTATTGCCGGAAAGGATTGGAAAATCTTTGTGAGCATGCGCTATTTACCGGTTACACGGTTAATGGTGGATATGCAGGGTACACGGTGGCCTATGCTGCTTATTGCATCTCGCTGGACAGCGGGATGGCCGTTCCGGGTACGGCCCCGCTATTGTGTGCAGGCCTGATCGGTTTCCGCGCTTACATGATGGCCGGTGCAACTGCAAGACGCATCGGCCTTTATGGGTTTGGGGCGGCGGCGCATATTCTCGCCCAGGTAGCGGTACGGCAAGGTAAGGAGGTCTATGCATTTACACGGGATGGCGATGTAACCACCCAGGCCTTTGCCCGGGAATTGGGAGCCTGCTGGGCGGGTGATGCTTCGGCAACGCCACCTGAAAAACTCGATGCCGCCATCATCTTTGCACCAGCCGGAGAACTGGTACCCAAAGCGCTTGCGGATACAGACAAAGGTGGCGTCGTGGTGTGCGGCGGTATTCATATGAGTGATATTCCATCTTTTGCTTATAACCTGCTGTGGGAGGAACGGGTAGTACGATCTGTTGCCAACCTTACCCGGCACGACGGTGTCACCTTTTTCCACCTGCTGCCAGGTATGGATGTACATACCACTATTAAGACCTACCCCCTGCAGGAAGCCAACCTGGCTTTGCAACAACTAAGGGCAGGTGAGTTCCAGGGCGCAGCAGTGCTGGTAATGGAATGA
- a CDS encoding BON domain-containing protein: MKTDNQIQQDVMDQLQWNPMLDAAEIGVSVRDGIVTLSGIVDSYAKKVAAENDAKKVAGVKAVAEDIQVGLSPLFKKTDTEIADAILRTYKWNISVPQNKIKVKVEDGNVTLEGQVDWFFQRNAAKDSIEHLIGIRHINNYIAVAQRATPADVKNKIISAFYRSAALDADKIQVDIIGNHVTLTGKVRSFAEKDDAAIAAWSAPGVSTVDNQIELAAEEYAL; the protein is encoded by the coding sequence ATGAAAACAGATAACCAGATCCAGCAGGACGTGATGGATCAACTTCAATGGAACCCCATGCTGGATGCGGCAGAGATCGGGGTTTCGGTTAGGGACGGTATCGTTACCCTGTCCGGCATAGTAGACTCCTATGCAAAAAAAGTAGCCGCGGAAAATGATGCTAAAAAAGTAGCAGGAGTAAAAGCGGTTGCGGAAGACATCCAGGTAGGACTTTCGCCACTTTTCAAGAAGACCGATACTGAAATTGCAGATGCGATCCTGAGAACGTATAAGTGGAACATTTCCGTACCGCAAAACAAGATAAAAGTGAAAGTAGAAGATGGTAATGTCACTTTGGAAGGACAGGTTGACTGGTTCTTCCAACGCAATGCAGCCAAGGATTCTATTGAACATCTCATTGGTATACGGCACATTAATAATTACATCGCCGTGGCGCAACGCGCTACACCGGCGGATGTTAAAAACAAGATCATATCTGCCTTTTACCGGAGCGCAGCCCTGGACGCCGATAAGATACAGGTTGATATTATCGGCAATCATGTGACGCTGACTGGCAAGGTGAGATCTTTTGCTGAGAAGGATGATGCTGCCATTGCCGCCTGGTCTGCACCGGGAGTAAGCACCGTTGATAACCAGATTGAACTGGCGGCTGAGGAATACGCACTCTGA
- a CDS encoding polysaccharide deacetylase family protein, whose translation MKGHAPAYSISLHNFRAQLKMLADSNFHVISPDQLYDHLCCAAKLPDKPVLLTFDDGNQEQATLVAPLLDSMGYKATFFIMTVTIGKPRYLSAAQIATLSAHGHVIGAHTWDHPDCRTQTVKDWPVQLGKPKQALEHITGKPVVYLAWPFGAWNEAAVSAVKQYEYKAAFQLAGKPGETPGLYTIRRLMVAGNWGGTELYNEMLRTFK comes from the coding sequence ATGAAAGGACACGCACCGGCCTACAGCATCAGCCTTCATAATTTTCGCGCACAATTGAAGATGCTGGCAGACAGTAATTTTCATGTGATATCGCCCGACCAGTTGTATGATCATCTTTGCTGTGCGGCAAAATTGCCGGACAAACCAGTATTGCTGACCTTCGATGACGGAAACCAGGAGCAGGCCACCCTGGTGGCGCCCCTGCTGGACAGCATGGGATACAAAGCCACGTTCTTTATTATGACAGTAACGATCGGTAAACCGCGCTATTTGTCTGCAGCGCAAATTGCCACCTTGAGCGCGCATGGGCATGTGATCGGCGCGCATACCTGGGATCATCCCGATTGCCGGACACAGACAGTAAAGGATTGGCCAGTGCAACTTGGAAAACCTAAGCAGGCACTGGAGCACATCACCGGGAAGCCGGTGGTATATTTAGCATGGCCGTTCGGCGCGTGGAACGAAGCTGCCGTAAGTGCCGTAAAACAATATGAATATAAAGCCGCATTTCAGCTGGCAGGGAAACCAGGCGAAACACCGGGATTGTATACGATCCGCAGGTTGATGGTAGCGGGCAACTGGGGAGGAACGGAGCTGTATAACGAAATGTTGAGAACCTTTAAATAA
- a CDS encoding CHAD domain-containing protein — translation MKQQTIRRIFRHQYKKLLTCLQAMHPGYTPEAVHTFRVQVKKFRASLHLLSAARPGHRPYKLPKKLKAAYTIAGRIRTYQLQATMINAQQGLSDYAADIDAHVLRLQAIAAMQTYSVKKLKHAFTQLEKRLPHKVSGRDMERFFKKCLQPLQNDPVAPYAIHPLRQGLKDLQYNLAAFEHDLPAYRGPASAINAATLSTYTDLIGQYLDSHVYLQLIHSDRNIYPPAGTTRQRLQQLEKHWLTVQRQLYRQLMDTLPGLGKAVANEQPPATTDAQPPAASQQLI, via the coding sequence ATGAAACAGCAAACAATCCGGCGTATTTTCCGTCACCAGTATAAAAAATTGCTGACCTGCCTCCAAGCTATGCACCCCGGTTATACGCCGGAAGCAGTCCATACATTCCGCGTACAGGTAAAAAAGTTCCGTGCGTCCCTTCACCTGCTATCTGCCGCGAGGCCTGGCCACCGGCCTTATAAGCTACCCAAAAAACTTAAAGCAGCCTATACCATAGCCGGCCGCATCCGGACCTATCAACTCCAGGCAACGATGATCAACGCACAACAGGGGCTGTCTGATTACGCAGCCGACATTGATGCGCATGTACTGCGGTTACAAGCCATCGCCGCCATGCAGACCTATTCTGTAAAAAAACTTAAACATGCGTTCACCCAGTTAGAGAAACGCCTTCCTCACAAGGTTTCAGGCCGAGATATGGAACGTTTTTTCAAGAAATGCCTTCAACCATTGCAAAACGATCCGGTCGCTCCGTATGCGATCCACCCCTTGCGCCAGGGCCTCAAAGACCTGCAATACAACCTGGCTGCGTTTGAACATGATCTGCCGGCGTACCGGGGGCCGGCATCGGCCATAAATGCAGCAACGCTCAGCACTTACACTGACCTGATCGGGCAATATTTAGATAGCCATGTATACCTGCAGCTCATCCATAGTGACCGGAACATTTATCCCCCTGCAGGAACCACCCGGCAGCGTTTACAGCAACTGGAAAAACATTGGCTTACCGTGCAGCGCCAGCTTTACCGGCAATTAATGGACACCTTGCCCGGCCTGGGAAAGGCCGTTGCAAACGAGCAGCCGCCTGCCACTACAGACGCGCAGCCGCCGGCAGCCAGCCAGCAACTTATTTAA
- a CDS encoding universal stress protein, protein MKKIIVAFDGLKFSDNSLQYALMLAKSMPAHVVGISLESMLYNSLAPYEILHQYTGNDEADRVIQADTACRDAAIDYFESACRNEGVTCTVHRDQRFAMDDLLRESVYADLLVIDSRETMSVEKENPPTGFIRQLLTEVQCPVFLVNEQFVDVDKVIMLFDGSPSSVHAIKMFNYTVPALNLLPLEILTVNATHTGNHTPDSHLMKEFMKRHHPNARYTVLQGHVEETILDYLKTQPFNTLIVMGAQQHGGLYRLFHNQLCNTLIRQVKCPLFLSHC, encoded by the coding sequence ATGAAAAAGATCATCGTGGCCTTTGACGGCCTTAAATTTTCAGACAATTCACTGCAATACGCACTGATGCTGGCCAAAAGCATGCCGGCCCACGTGGTAGGCATTTCCCTTGAAAGCATGCTGTACAACAGCCTGGCGCCTTACGAAATCCTGCATCAATACACCGGGAACGATGAGGCAGACCGGGTTATCCAGGCAGATACCGCCTGCAGGGACGCCGCTATCGACTATTTTGAATCTGCCTGCAGGAATGAGGGGGTGACCTGCACAGTGCACCGCGACCAGCGCTTTGCCATGGATGACCTCCTGCGGGAAAGTGTATATGCAGACCTGCTGGTGATAGACAGCCGCGAAACGATGTCCGTTGAGAAAGAGAACCCTCCCACGGGCTTCATACGCCAGCTGCTCACGGAAGTGCAATGCCCGGTATTCCTGGTCAATGAACAATTCGTGGACGTGGATAAAGTGATCATGCTGTTTGACGGTTCGCCATCTTCGGTACATGCTATCAAAATGTTCAATTACACGGTACCGGCACTGAACCTCCTGCCATTGGAAATACTAACCGTGAATGCCACCCACACCGGCAACCACACACCTGACAGCCATCTCATGAAAGAATTCATGAAAAGACACCATCCTAACGCCCGCTACACCGTACTGCAGGGACATGTAGAGGAGACGATCCTGGATTATCTCAAAACCCAGCCGTTTAACACGCTCATCGTCATGGGGGCGCAACAACACGGCGGCCTCTACCGTCTTTTTCACAACCAGCTTTGCAATACGCTCATCAGGCAGGTCAAATGCCCGTTGTTCTTATCCCACTGCTAA
- a CDS encoding universal stress protein: MQKILFVTDALCLREKSVEFAAYLCKLSHSSLTAIFLEDTLFDTRTEHTIRACAMEAGVTLDDAPVETMKRRSCAQNIKRLRAACATQEITCNIYRECGEPVNEVIRESVCADFILVDADTSFRNSPDPVPTGFVKELLNYAQCPVIVMPESFEGIQQLIFTYDGKLSSIFAIKQFTYLFPDLNRLPVTLLTIDADNKIAPEDLRRLQEWLEVHYTNITWINYETSVRAGLMEELIYKHGAFIVMGAYGRSVFSTAFQPSHAKQVLELVTQPVFITHNH; encoded by the coding sequence ATGCAAAAAATATTATTTGTCACAGACGCTCTTTGCCTCCGCGAAAAGTCGGTTGAATTTGCGGCCTATCTCTGCAAGTTGTCCCACTCCAGCCTTACTGCCATATTCCTGGAGGACACCCTTTTTGATACGCGCACGGAGCATACAATCCGCGCCTGCGCAATGGAAGCCGGCGTCACCCTGGATGACGCGCCGGTGGAAACCATGAAAAGGAGGAGTTGCGCACAAAATATAAAACGGCTGCGCGCCGCCTGTGCAACACAGGAGATCACCTGCAACATTTACCGTGAATGTGGGGAACCGGTAAATGAAGTTATCCGTGAAAGTGTCTGCGCGGACTTTATCCTTGTAGATGCGGATACTTCGTTCCGGAATTCGCCGGACCCGGTGCCTACCGGTTTTGTAAAGGAATTACTTAACTATGCCCAATGCCCCGTGATCGTGATGCCGGAAAGTTTTGAGGGTATACAGCAACTGATCTTCACTTATGACGGCAAACTGTCTTCCATATTCGCCATCAAGCAATTCACCTACCTTTTCCCGGACCTTAACCGGCTTCCGGTTACACTGCTGACCATTGACGCAGATAATAAGATAGCACCTGAGGATCTCCGGCGGCTACAGGAGTGGCTGGAAGTGCATTATACCAATATCACCTGGATAAATTATGAAACCAGTGTACGCGCCGGCCTGATGGAAGAACTGATCTACAAACATGGTGCATTCATCGTGATGGGTGCCTATGGCCGGAGTGTCTTCTCAACTGCCTTCCAGCCCAGTCATGCCAAACAGGTACTGGAACTGGTAACACAACCCGTATTCATTACACACAATCATTGA
- a CDS encoding MlaE family ABC transporter permease, which translates to MSNTAISLEKIRAKFEDVYDVYSFIARFFKEVFLPPYEFKEIIRQCYNIGYKSVALISLTGFITGIVFTKQSRPSLAEFGATSWLPSLIGIAIIRALAPLITALIAAGKIGSNIGAELGSMNVTEQIDAMEVSGVKPFKFLVVSRIVATTLMLPGLMIYNAFVGILGSFLNVYNNEMTSFRNYISDAFSSISFLDISASVVKSLVFGFTIGVVGCYKGYHTTQGTQGVGKAANSAVVVSMFLVFIEEMIIVQIVDAIRSL; encoded by the coding sequence ATGAGCAACACTGCGATATCGCTGGAAAAAATAAGGGCAAAATTTGAAGATGTGTATGATGTTTATAGTTTCATTGCACGTTTTTTTAAAGAGGTATTCCTGCCGCCCTACGAGTTTAAAGAGATTATCAGGCAGTGCTATAATATTGGATACAAGTCCGTAGCACTTATCTCGCTTACCGGTTTTATTACAGGGATCGTTTTTACTAAACAATCACGCCCGTCGCTTGCCGAGTTTGGCGCAACATCGTGGCTGCCTTCCCTCATCGGTATTGCTATTATCCGTGCTTTGGCACCATTGATCACCGCATTGATTGCTGCCGGTAAAATAGGCTCCAACATTGGGGCGGAACTGGGATCAATGAATGTTACAGAGCAGATTGATGCAATGGAGGTCTCCGGTGTAAAGCCGTTTAAATTCCTGGTGGTCAGTCGCATCGTAGCTACTACACTTATGTTGCCTGGGCTGATGATCTATAATGCCTTTGTAGGTATTCTCGGCTCCTTCCTCAATGTGTACAATAATGAGATGACCAGTTTCAGGAACTATATCAGCGATGCATTCAGTAGCATTTCATTCCTGGATATCTCTGCCTCCGTCGTAAAATCGCTGGTGTTTGGGTTTACAATTGGGGTCGTGGGTTGTTATAAAGGATATCATACCACACAGGGGACGCAGGGAGTGGGGAAGGCCGCAAATTCGGCCGTGGTGGTGTCGATGTTCCTTGTTTTCATTGAAGAAATGATCATTGTTCAAATCGTTGATGCAATACGTTCGTTATGA
- a CDS encoding ABC transporter ATP-binding protein encodes MRKEAPYIDPGKVEISIKGLVKSFGEHGVLKGVDLDVKKGENVVVLGRSGSGKSVLIKIIAGLMFADRGEVDVLGRDISALTIRELDDLRLKMGFLFQGSALYDSMTLRENLEFPFVRSRKNIDRKTVDEAIRTVLSDVQLLDAIDQMPAELSGGQRKRAGIARTLMLQPEIMLYDEPTSGLDPITSVEIIHLINEVQKKRQTSSIIITHDLTCAKHTGDRIAVLVDGVFKRIGSFKEVFETNDPDIAGFYTYNFIQD; translated from the coding sequence ATGAGAAAAGAAGCGCCATACATCGATCCGGGGAAGGTAGAGATCTCTATCAAAGGCCTGGTTAAGTCATTTGGAGAACATGGTGTGTTAAAAGGTGTTGACCTGGATGTTAAGAAAGGTGAGAATGTGGTGGTGCTTGGCAGGTCGGGGAGCGGGAAATCGGTGCTGATAAAGATCATAGCAGGACTAATGTTTGCTGACCGCGGCGAAGTGGATGTTTTGGGACGGGATATATCCGCATTGACAATCAGGGAGCTGGATGACCTGCGGTTAAAAATGGGATTCCTGTTCCAGGGAAGTGCATTGTATGATAGTATGACCCTACGGGAGAACCTTGAATTTCCTTTTGTGCGCAGCCGGAAGAATATAGATAGAAAGACGGTGGACGAGGCAATAAGAACTGTATTGTCAGATGTACAGTTGCTCGACGCCATCGACCAGATGCCGGCGGAGTTGTCGGGTGGGCAGCGCAAAAGAGCAGGTATTGCGCGTACATTAATGTTACAGCCGGAAATCATGCTGTACGATGAGCCTACATCCGGGCTCGATCCCATTACAAGCGTAGAAATTATACATCTTATAAATGAGGTACAAAAGAAGCGACAGACCAGTTCTATTATTATAACACATGACCTTACATGCGCAAAGCACACCGGGGACCGTATTGCTGTCCTGGTAGATGGTGTATTTAAACGCATTGGAAGCTTCAAGGAGGTTTTTGAAACAAACGACCCGGATATAGCGGGCTTCTATACCTATAATTTTATACAGGATTGA
- a CDS encoding MlaD family protein has translation MEARKHRHGFVVGIFVMLAIVIFVLAVLTLGSERKAFGRKCYIRLEFKEVSGLKEGNNVWFDGVKIGTVKRIELLAPSRVQVTLSVERKAQSFIKQDATAKIGSDGLLGNKIVIIEGGSVQAAGIENDAYLAVQKDTITNEDMLATLQMSNKNLLEITSNIRDVSRQVKDGKGTIAALVNDSGMASDLRVALTNFRLLSADGRRAVTNIESLAARANDKGSSLNRLLADTTLYDSVRVAVIELKSVINRANSFAEQLSPLSAGLAQVGGRLLDTTSVAGLILNDESTASDVRVIIQHLKNSGSKLEEDLEAVRHNFLLKGYFRKNKRKP, from the coding sequence ATGGAAGCAAGGAAACATAGACACGGATTTGTAGTCGGGATATTTGTGATGCTGGCAATTGTGATTTTTGTGCTGGCGGTGCTTACACTGGGCAGCGAGCGAAAGGCCTTTGGACGGAAATGTTACATCCGGCTTGAGTTTAAAGAGGTAAGCGGCTTAAAGGAAGGCAACAATGTGTGGTTCGATGGAGTGAAAATAGGCACGGTGAAGCGCATTGAATTATTGGCGCCTTCGAGGGTACAGGTTACCCTCAGTGTTGAAAGAAAAGCCCAGTCTTTTATCAAACAGGACGCAACGGCAAAGATCGGAAGCGATGGCCTGTTAGGGAATAAGATCGTTATCATAGAGGGCGGATCGGTTCAGGCAGCAGGCATTGAGAACGATGCATATCTCGCGGTGCAAAAAGATACGATTACAAATGAAGATATGCTGGCGACCTTGCAAATGAGCAACAAGAACCTGCTGGAGATCACGAGCAACATCAGGGATGTGTCAAGGCAGGTAAAGGATGGAAAAGGGACGATTGCAGCGCTGGTGAACGATTCTGGAATGGCCAGTGATCTCCGGGTTGCCCTGACGAACTTCCGGTTACTGTCGGCCGATGGGCGCCGGGCGGTGACAAACATTGAAAGCCTTGCCGCAAGGGCCAATGATAAGGGCTCTTCTCTTAATCGGTTATTGGCGGATACTACGCTGTATGATTCTGTAAGAGTTGCCGTTATCGAATTGAAATCGGTCATAAACAGGGCAAACAGTTTCGCTGAACAGCTAAGCCCTTTATCTGCTGGCTTGGCGCAGGTTGGTGGCCGCCTGCTGGATACTACCAGTGTGGCCGGGCTGATATTAAACGATGAAAGCACGGCCAGCGACGTACGTGTGATCATACAACATCTCAAAAACTCCGGGAGTAAGCTGGAAGAGGACCTTGAAGCGGTCCGTCATAATTTCCTGTTGAAAGGTTACTTCCGGAAAAATAAACGTAAGCCCTAG
- a CDS encoding zinc ribbon domain-containing protein, with protein sequence MNLQRFCQSCTLPIENPEDRGTEANGSKSDLYCKYCYQNGHFTDPDMTLDRMKKIAEEEMKKQQLPGNVIKQAMDMLPRLQRWKDGTGKQGQIL encoded by the coding sequence ATGAACCTTCAAAGATTTTGCCAGAGCTGTACGCTCCCGATTGAGAACCCGGAAGACAGGGGGACTGAAGCAAATGGATCAAAAAGCGATCTCTATTGCAAATACTGCTATCAGAATGGACATTTCACCGATCCTGATATGACACTGGATCGTATGAAGAAGATAGCAGAAGAGGAGATGAAAAAGCAACAGCTGCCCGGGAATGTAATAAAACAGGCAATGGACATGTTGCCGCGTTTGCAAAGATGGAAAGACGGCACTGGTAAGCAGGGACAGATCCTGTAA
- a CDS encoding 1-phosphofructokinase family hexose kinase — protein MSDIVTLTWAPYIEKRTTLNRMEGGRVLHCSTASYNAGGGGIKVSRTLRLLGSPSHAVYLAGGENALLLTSLLQAERLGGRVVHQRNATQQREIINVHDSHEQFILAPPCPMVYPGECTQLLQYLEGLAKIKRLVVSGDLPSGLPDDIWLQLQDMACRKGAQLMLQVTGPGLKDALHAGSFLVQTDYHSFCGFSNASALTPDEISRSCHALIEAGMTEWMLVTLGTQGVLLTGAHVGLLLPPAIVAPGKITGKSYSLLAGLLHGLEQGADMLQAAEFGMRCAVADALHPYGSLLSEEHLNRLGNAHRLFA, from the coding sequence ATGTCTGATATCGTCACGCTAACATGGGCTCCTTACATTGAAAAGCGCACCACGTTGAACCGGATGGAGGGAGGCCGTGTACTACACTGCAGTACAGCCAGTTACAATGCCGGTGGTGGTGGAATAAAAGTGTCACGCACCCTCCGGCTTTTAGGCTCGCCATCTCATGCCGTTTACCTGGCAGGTGGTGAAAATGCGTTATTACTGACGTCCCTGTTGCAGGCAGAACGTTTAGGCGGCCGCGTTGTCCATCAGCGAAATGCCACCCAACAACGGGAGATCATTAATGTGCATGACAGCCATGAGCAGTTTATATTGGCGCCACCCTGCCCGATGGTGTACCCCGGTGAATGTACGCAGCTGCTGCAATACCTGGAAGGCCTGGCGAAGATAAAACGGCTGGTGGTTAGTGGTGATCTGCCTTCCGGGCTACCGGATGACATATGGCTGCAATTACAGGATATGGCATGCCGCAAAGGGGCGCAACTTATGTTGCAGGTAACCGGCCCGGGATTGAAGGATGCATTGCATGCCGGCAGTTTCCTGGTTCAAACGGATTATCATTCCTTTTGCGGCTTTTCTAACGCAAGTGCCCTTACCCCGGATGAGATCAGCAGGAGCTGCCATGCGCTGATTGAGGCAGGTATGACGGAATGGATGCTGGTAACGCTCGGCACACAAGGGGTGTTGCTTACAGGTGCTCATGTGGGCTTATTGTTGCCACCCGCTATAGTGGCACCGGGCAAGATCACTGGAAAGTCTTACAGCCTGTTGGCAGGTTTGCTGCATGGGCTGGAACAAGGCGCTGACATGCTGCAGGCGGCTGAATTTGGTATGCGCTGCGCGGTGGCAGATGCACTGCATCCGTATGGTAGTTTGTTATCGGAAGAACACCTGAACAGGCTGGGGAACGCCCACCGGTTATTTGCATAA